Proteins encoded together in one Nitrospiraceae bacterium window:
- a CDS encoding ABC transporter permease gives MYLLYSLKLAIQSLLREKWINFLSVLTIATGLFIIAITFFAVYNMNLATKKLPEKFSVMIYLSKDLPEKEAENIILSLKKNSAIESVRYISKDKALEDMKGILKNADFVLEGLNENPLPASIEIRLRKESVDIASVKKLTADIKKINGIEDVEYGEKFLNSLHSIKAAVEMLSLIIIIIMCSGIIFVCYSTVKIMFYRRKEEIETYKLLGATRGFIRAPFLIEGAAIGLASGVATLFAALLFDYALFNKLVKIMPIFNIAVFPSEIFIALPFAGFVLGIGGALIALGRVRFS, from the coding sequence ATGTACCTTCTTTATTCTTTAAAACTTGCAATACAGAGTCTTTTACGGGAAAAATGGATAAATTTTCTCTCTGTGCTTACAATTGCTACCGGTCTTTTTATAATTGCCATAACCTTCTTTGCTGTGTATAACATGAATCTCGCAACTAAGAAGCTCCCTGAAAAATTCTCTGTAATGATTTATCTGAGCAAAGACCTTCCTGAAAAAGAAGCGGAGAATATAATATTATCCTTGAAGAAGAACTCTGCCATAGAAAGTGTCAGATATATATCAAAAGACAAGGCGCTTGAGGACATGAAAGGCATTCTCAAAAATGCAGATTTTGTGCTTGAGGGCCTGAACGAGAACCCGCTTCCCGCCTCAATCGAGATAAGGCTCCGCAAGGAATCTGTTGATATTGCAAGCGTTAAAAAACTTACTGCTGACATTAAAAAAATAAATGGCATTGAAGACGTTGAGTACGGCGAGAAGTTTTTAAACTCGCTTCATTCAATAAAAGCTGCTGTTGAAATGCTCAGCCTTATAATCATAATAATAATGTGTTCAGGAATTATATTCGTCTGTTACAGCACAGTTAAAATTATGTTCTACAGAAGAAAAGAAGAGATCGAAACCTATAAGCTTCTGGGCGCAACAAGGGGGTTCATACGAGCGCCTTTTCTGATTGAGGGCGCTGCAATTGGATTGGCAAGCGGCGTAGCAACCTTGTTTGCCGCACTTCTTTTTGATTATGCACTATTCAATAAACTTGTAAAAATAATGCCTATCTTTAATATAGCAGTTTTTCCATCAGAGATATTTATAGCGCTGCCGTTTGCAGGGTTTGTGCTAGGGATTGGCGGCGCTCTAATAGCGCTCGGAAGAGTAAGGTTTTCCTGA
- a CDS encoding peptidoglycan DD-metalloendopeptidase family protein: MQNPIFRIKTLVLLVSCFIFFAVLSISTDILAKDPKEQYKKIQRDIETRKEKIERTKKLEHSILGELERINKELNDIQVELKKYRIRLKETSTEIKKVESEVSVNKEKLQTQNEWLKRKLRVMQRYGYSGDVMIMLSTSEDLSQLFRRWRYIKALALYDHTMLESYKNTLKNLNEQENRLKQLHADLKKTEEKIQQNESEVSKMKHGKETLLASARNEKASHEIMLKELKESAKKLLEIIKKSEETISYSATGFHALRGRLPWPVIGKVILPYGTQKDPQFKIAVFRNGIHIKAEEDSNAKAVYKGKIAYSEWVKGYGQLVIINHGDGYHTLYANLSETFHKVGDIIKEQQPIGVVGESGTLTMTNLYFEIRYKGKPLDPLQWLKKR; encoded by the coding sequence ATGCAGAACCCTATTTTCAGAATTAAAACACTTGTATTGCTGGTATCCTGTTTTATATTCTTCGCAGTATTGTCCATATCAACAGATATTTTAGCCAAGGATCCGAAAGAACAATACAAAAAAATTCAGCGTGATATTGAAACCCGCAAAGAGAAAATCGAGAGAACAAAGAAACTTGAACATTCAATTCTCGGCGAGCTTGAAAGAATAAACAAAGAACTGAACGATATACAGGTAGAATTAAAAAAATACAGAATCAGGCTGAAGGAAACTTCTACAGAAATAAAAAAAGTTGAATCGGAAGTATCCGTTAACAAGGAAAAACTTCAGACACAAAACGAGTGGCTCAAAAGAAAACTCCGCGTTATGCAGAGGTATGGATATTCAGGCGATGTAATGATAATGCTTTCGACCTCAGAAGATTTATCACAGCTTTTCAGAAGATGGCGCTATATAAAAGCGCTGGCATTATATGACCATACAATGCTTGAAAGCTACAAAAACACTCTTAAAAACCTTAATGAGCAAGAAAACAGACTCAAGCAGCTGCATGCTGATCTGAAGAAAACCGAGGAAAAAATTCAACAGAACGAATCAGAAGTCTCGAAGATGAAACATGGCAAGGAAACCCTTCTTGCTTCAGCCAGAAATGAAAAAGCCTCGCATGAAATAATGCTGAAGGAATTAAAAGAATCAGCCAAAAAGCTTCTCGAGATAATTAAAAAATCAGAAGAAACAATCTCCTATTCTGCAACAGGATTCCATGCTTTGAGAGGCAGACTGCCATGGCCTGTCATCGGCAAAGTAATACTTCCATACGGCACGCAAAAAGACCCTCAATTCAAGATCGCTGTTTTCAGAAATGGGATACATATAAAAGCAGAGGAAGATTCTAATGCAAAGGCTGTTTATAAAGGTAAAATTGCTTATTCTGAATGGGTTAAAGGATATGGACAGCTTGTAATAATAAATCACGGCGATGGTTATCATACCCTTTATGCAAATTTATCAGAGACTTTTCATAAAGTTGGCGATATAATAAAAGAACAACAGCCTATTGGCGTAGTTGGCGAGTCAGGAACCCTGACTATGACAAATTTATATTTTGAAATAAGATACAAAGGCAAACCTCTTGATCCTTTGCAGTGGTTGAAAAAAAGATAA
- the ftsE gene encoding cell division ATP-binding protein FtsE produces the protein MIHFTNVSKYYERQAAIKNITFSIEKGEMAFITGPSGAGKTTLLKIIYLSEKPDEGRVTVADWDLKKLKESSIPFLRRNIGVVFQDFRLLDNRNVFENVAMTLRIRGIVEEEVRERVMEMLRVVNLRHKAEAYPQTLSGGEQQRIVIARAIIGEPTILLADEPTGNLDPDTAAGIAQLFKEISFKGTTIIVATHNRDLYTNSGRKLIRLEGGKIVSEGIG, from the coding sequence ATGATTCATTTTACGAATGTTTCAAAATATTACGAGAGGCAGGCCGCTATCAAGAACATCACCTTTTCAATAGAAAAAGGAGAGATGGCATTTATAACAGGCCCTAGCGGAGCAGGAAAAACAACACTGCTCAAGATCATCTATCTCTCAGAAAAACCTGATGAAGGAAGAGTAACTGTCGCTGACTGGGATCTGAAAAAACTCAAGGAATCCAGCATTCCTTTCCTTAGAAGAAACATTGGAGTTGTTTTTCAGGATTTCAGGCTGCTGGATAACAGAAATGTTTTTGAAAATGTTGCCATGACATTAAGGATACGCGGCATCGTGGAAGAAGAAGTAAGAGAGCGGGTTATGGAAATGCTCAGGGTCGTAAACCTCAGACATAAGGCAGAGGCATATCCGCAGACTTTGTCGGGAGGAGAACAGCAGAGAATTGTGATTGCGCGCGCAATTATTGGAGAGCCGACAATCCTCCTTGCCGACGAACCCACGGGCAATCTTGATCCTGACACAGCAGCCGGAATTGCACAGCTCTTCAAGGAAATAAGTTTTAAAGGAACAACAATTATCGTTGCTACACATAATAGAGATCTATACACTAACAGCGGCAGAAAATTGATAAGACTTGAAGGCGGCAAAATCGTATCTGAGGGGATTGGGTAA